A single Pedobacter sp. PACM 27299 DNA region contains:
- a CDS encoding aminotransferase class V-fold PLP-dependent enzyme, which translates to MSFNAQFPLLSNCTYLNTASSGILSTSILEWRKSHDEDFFHHGSDFRLEQRSFLQDVREHVAGFFHSKVENTFLVQNMSLGFNTFLDGLATDHKFLLVTSDYPSVNYPVESRGFNCEYALADESLEQHILDKVKTFKPTILAISLVQYANGIQVDLNFIKTLKEDYPDLLIVGDGTQFCGIGSFNFETSGLDVLISSGYKWMLSGYGNGFVLLKDQACRLLYQKRINYSLPTEIFLKDRSMLSLCFEPGHLDTFNFGTLKQAILNFESIGMDVIQQRLQSIGRLAKKALTDRGLLSNTVAARELHSTIFNISTHPELTQRLQEANIIVTPRGEGLRLCFHFYNTEEDLEKLLSVLDKN; encoded by the coding sequence ATGAGTTTCAACGCACAATTTCCTCTACTCTCAAATTGTACCTATCTAAACACTGCCAGTTCGGGTATACTATCTACCTCTATTCTGGAATGGAGAAAGTCACATGATGAAGATTTTTTCCATCACGGTAGTGACTTCCGTCTGGAGCAACGTAGTTTTTTGCAGGATGTGAGGGAACATGTTGCCGGATTCTTCCATAGCAAGGTAGAAAATACATTTCTTGTACAGAACATGTCTCTCGGTTTTAACACCTTTCTGGATGGATTGGCTACTGATCATAAATTTTTGCTGGTTACCAGTGATTATCCTTCAGTAAACTATCCGGTAGAAAGCAGAGGGTTTAATTGTGAGTATGCCCTTGCAGATGAATCTCTTGAACAGCACATTCTGGATAAAGTCAAAACATTTAAGCCCACAATATTAGCCATCAGTTTGGTTCAATATGCCAATGGTATTCAGGTTGACCTCAATTTTATCAAAACATTGAAGGAGGACTACCCAGATTTGCTGATTGTAGGTGATGGGACCCAATTTTGTGGTATAGGTAGTTTTAATTTCGAAACCTCGGGATTAGATGTACTCATCAGCAGTGGCTATAAATGGATGCTTTCCGGATATGGGAATGGCTTTGTGCTCCTCAAAGATCAGGCTTGCCGCCTGTTGTATCAGAAAAGAATTAATTATTCACTCCCAACAGAGATCTTTTTAAAAGACAGAAGCATGTTATCGCTTTGTTTTGAACCAGGCCATCTGGATACCTTTAATTTTGGCACGCTGAAACAGGCGATTTTAAACTTTGAATCTATTGGTATGGATGTCATTCAGCAAAGACTACAATCTATAGGCAGACTGGCAAAAAAGGCATTAACGGATCGCGGGCTGCTGTCTAACACAGTTGCAGCAAGGGAATTGCATAGTACCATCTTTAATATTTCTACTCATCCTGAGTTGACGCAGCGACTACAAGAGGCCAATATTATTGTTACTCCGCGTGGCGAAGGATTAAGACTCTGCTTTCATTTCTACAATACTGAAGAGGATCTTGAAAAACTATTAAGCGTCCTGGATAAGAATTAA